The following coding sequences lie in one Ictalurus furcatus strain D&B chromosome 7, Billie_1.0, whole genome shotgun sequence genomic window:
- the sec24d gene encoding protein transport protein Sec24D: protein MSQQGYVATPPYSQAQAGMGGYPTTFGAPPPQSHYGHYGAPPQSFPPQPTGMLKPAASSPSGMLPPPASSQYGSPVQQNGAHLQTFPPPPAASAMSPYGQSPQRPYHSMAPVTPPTQQITNQMSAMNIDGYAQSPMQTPQSLAAPQPFHMSPPPTMGHPPMSPPGTQPLSMATCPPMAANPPMSATGPPPMGLSNSRPHPPPLSGAGFQQPPAPQGFPPQQPGLYGGQMPGPPMAGPQPGAFPGGFPGGPANMAGPPQKKLDPDSIPSTIQVIESDQAKRGGQVYTTNLRGQVPPLVTTNFTVQDQGNASPRFMRCTTYSFPCTSDLAKQWQVPLAAIIKPFATVPKNETPLYIVNHGEAGPIRCNRCKAYICPFMLFIDGGRRFQCGFCSCINEVPVQYFQHLDHMGRRMDVYERPELSLGSYEFAATLDYCKNNKPPNPPAYIFMIEVSYNNIKSGLVKLICEELKTLLERLPKEEGAESSAIRVGFVTYNKILHFYNVNSALAQPQMMVVSDVTDMFLPLLDGFLVSFQESRAVINNLLSQIPDMFADTNESETVFAPVIQAGVEALKAAECSGKLFIFHSSLPTAEAPGKLKNRDDRKLVNTEKEKTLFQPQRGVYEQLTKECVSQGCCVDLFLFPNQYVDLATMGDIPTHTGGSVYKYSNFQVQIDGPHFLSDLRRDVEKSIGFDAIMRVRTNTGFRATDFFGAIYMNTTTDVEMAAVDCDKAVTVEFKHDDALSEEAGALIQCAVLYTSVGGQRRLRVHNLSLNCSSQLSELYKSCETDALINFFAKSAYHAILSQPVRTVREILVRQTAHMLACYRKNCATPSAASQLILPDAMKVFPVYMNSLMKTPVLVGSTELSTDDRAFHRLSVMSMGVEESQVLLYPQLIPVHSMDVASDSIPAAVRCSEERLSETGVFLLGNGQSMFLWLGQACSPDLIQNLFNVPSMAHLSSDTTTLPEIDTAHSRKLHSIICAISQQQCKSMKMVIVKQKDRSEMLFRQLLVEDKGLNGGTSYLEFLCSVHREIRQLLT from the exons ATGAGCCAGCAGGGTTATGTCGCTACACCTCCATACTCGCAGGCCCAGGCGGGGATGGGGGGATACCCCACTACATTCGGGGCTCCCCCTCCACAATCCCATTATGGGCACTATGGAGCTCCACCACAGTCGTTTCCTCCACAACCAACAG GTATGCTCAAACCAGCTGCCTCCTCTCCTTCTGGGATGCTTCCACCACCTGCGTCTAGCCAGTATGGATCTCCTGTTCAACAAAATGGCGCACACCTACAGAC gttcCCTCCCCCTCCGGCAGCCTCTGCCATGTCTCCCTATGGACAGTCCCCTCAAAGACCATACCACAGCATGGCTCCAGTCACGCCTCCAACCCAACAAATAACCAATCAGATGAGTGCTATGAACATTGATGGATATG CCCAAAGCCCCATGCAAACTCCTCAGTCTTTAGCGGCACCACAGCCTTTTCACATGTCTCCACCACCAACAATGGGACATCCACCCATGTCTCCTCCAGGCACTCAACCTCTCTCAATGGCTACATGTCCACCAATGGCAGCTAATCCACCCATGAGTGCAACAGGGCCTCCGCCAATGGGATTGTCTAATTCACGGCCTCACCCTCCTCCGTTGAGTGGAGCTGGATTCCAACAGCCACCAGCACCTCAGGGATTTCCTCCTCAGCAGCCAG GATTATATGGAGGACAGATGCCAGGGCCACCGATGGCAGGGCCACAGCCAGGTGCGTTCCCAGGAGGCTTCCCTGGAGGACCTGCCAACATGGCTGGACCTCCTCAGAAGAAACTTGATCCAGACTCCATACCTAGCACA ATACAAGTGATTGAAAGTGACCAGGCTAAGAGAGGTGGTCAGGTCTATACCACAAATCTCAGGGGTCAAGTGCCGCCCCTAGTCACAACCAATTTCACTGTTCAGGATCAAG GAAATGCTAGCCCAAGGTTCATGCGATGCACCACTTATTCATTTCCCTGTACCTCTGACCTTGCCAAGCAGTGGCAAGTGCCTCTGGCGGCCATCATCAAACCTTTTGCCACAGTGCCCAAAAATGAA ACTCCTCTATACATAGTAAATCATGGCGAGGCAGGACCCATACGCTGTAACCGCTGTAAGGCCTACATATGCCCCTTTATGCTCTTCATTGACGGTGGAAGACGCTTCCAGTGTGGCTTCTGCAGCTGTATTAATGAGG TTCCTGTCCAGTATTTCCAACACCTAGACCACATGGGCCGAAGAATGGATGTATATGAAAGACCAGAGCTGTCCCTGGGCTCTTATGAGTTTGCCGCTACGCTGGATTACTGCAAA aaCAATAAGCCTCCCAATCCTCCTGCTTATATCTTCATGATCGAGGTCTCATACAACAACATAAAGAGTGGACTTGTCAAATTGATATGTGAGGAACTGAAAACGCTGCTGGAACGACTTCCAAA AGAGGAGGGAGCTGAAAGCTCAGCCATTAGAGTGGGCTTTGTCACCTACAACAAGATCCTGCACTTCTACAATGTGAATAGTGCACTAGCTCAACCCCAGATGATGGTGGTCTCTGATGTGACAGATATGTTTTTGCCCCTTCTGGATGGATTCCTAGTGAGCTTTCAGGAATCACGAGCTGTCATCAACAA TCTGTTGAGCCAGATTCCTGACATGTTTGCTGACACAAATGAAAGCGAAACTGTTTTTGCTCCAGTTATTCAAGCCGGAGTGGAAGCACTGAAG GCTGCTGAATGCAGTGGAAAGCTCTTCATCTTCCACTCTTCCCTCCCAACTGCAGAGGCACCTGGGAAGCTGAAGAACAGGGATGACAGGAAGCTGGTGAACACCGAGAAAGAAAAG ACTCTGTTTCAGCCACAGCGTGGTGTGTATGAGCAGCTGACTAAAGAGTGTGTGAGCCAGGGATGCTGCGTTGACCTCTTCTTGTTCCCTAACCAGTATGTGGATTTGGCCACTATGGGTGacattcccacacacactgGTGGCTCAGTTTACAAATATAGCAACTTTCAG GTTCAGATAGACGGTCCGCATTTCCTCAGCGATCTGAGACGAGATGTGGAGAAGTCCATCGGATTTGATGCCATAATGCGTGTTCGAACCAACACAG GTTTCAGGGCCACAGACTTCTTTGGTGCCATCTATATGAACACAACTACAGATGTGGAGATGGCTGCAGTGGACTGTGACAAAGCAGTTACAGTGGAGTTTAAGCACGATGACGCACTCAGTGAGGAGGCTGGGGCACTTATACAG TGTGCTGTGCTCTACACCTCCGTCGGTGGTCAGAGGCGGCTGCGCGTTCACAACCTCAGTCTGAACTGTAGCTCTCAGTTATCTGAGCTTTACAAGAGCTGTGAGACTGATGCACTCATCAACTTCTTTGCCAAATCAG CGTACCACGCTATACTAAGCCAGCCTGTGCGGACAGTGAGGGAGATCCTGGTGAGGCAGACAGCCCACATGCTGGCCTGCTATAGGAAGAACTGTGCTACACCTTCTGCTGCAAGTCAG CTGATCCTGCCTGATGCTATGAAAGTGTTCCCAGTGTACATGAACAGCCTGATGAAGACTCCAGTTCTAGTGGGCAGCACTGAACTCTCTACAGATGACCGGGCTTTCCATAGACTCAGCGTCATGTCCATGGGAGTGGAGGAGAGCCAGGTCCTGCTTTACCCACAGCTCATTCCAGTG CACTCCATGGACGTGGCGAGTGATTCGATTCCAGCAGCAGTGCGCTGCTCTGAGGAGCGTTTGAGCGAGACCGGTGTGTTTTTGCTGGGGAATGGCCAGTCTATGTTCCTTTGGCTGGGCCAGGCCTGCTCTCCTGATCTCATCCAGAACCTCTTCAATGTGCCCTCCATGGCTCACCTCAGTTCAGATACG ACTACATTGCCTGAAATAGATACCGCTCACTCTAGGAAGCTTCACTCCATCATTTGTGCCATCTCCCAGCAGCAGTGCAAGTCCATGAAG aTGGTGATTGTGAAGCAGAAAGACAGATCAGAGATGCTGTTCCGCCAGCTCCTAGTGGAGGATAAAGGCTTGAATGGAGGAACTTCGTATTTGGAATTCTTGTGCTCTGTTCACCGTGAGATTAGGCAGCTTCTGAcctaa